In Planifilum fulgidum, a single window of DNA contains:
- a CDS encoding energy-coupling factor transporter transmembrane component T family protein gives MKTFSLYVEKDSLIHRIDPINKILYVLTAVSVPLILPSMAVSFLWMLTSLALLAAAKVIRQSLPVFAFVSLVLGTVVLIQGWFYPGNQTPLFGREPFVFYVEGLMNALRIVVRVITIVAAFLLLVLTTRPADLVEELVRRGLSPRLGYVLASIFQILPQMIKTTRTIMDAQRSRGLETEGNLWVRVKAFLPLIGPVVMSSLIHAKERALALEVRGIHFEGKRTWLREKRKYPHSRAIGACLLLVLALSVVWRILG, from the coding sequence ATGAAAACCTTCAGTCTGTACGTGGAGAAAGATTCCCTGATCCATCGGATCGACCCGATCAACAAAATCCTCTATGTCCTCACCGCTGTTTCCGTTCCCTTGATTCTGCCGTCGATGGCGGTTTCTTTTCTTTGGATGCTGACCAGCCTCGCCCTGTTGGCCGCGGCAAAAGTGATCCGGCAGTCGCTTCCCGTATTCGCCTTTGTTTCTCTGGTGCTCGGCACGGTGGTCTTGATCCAGGGGTGGTTTTATCCGGGGAACCAGACGCCGCTGTTCGGCCGGGAGCCCTTCGTTTTTTACGTTGAAGGCCTGATGAACGCGCTTCGGATCGTGGTCCGGGTGATCACCATTGTGGCGGCCTTTCTGCTGTTGGTGCTGACCACCAGGCCCGCCGACCTCGTGGAAGAGTTGGTTCGCCGGGGCTTGTCCCCCCGTTTGGGGTACGTGCTCGCTTCCATTTTTCAGATCCTCCCGCAGATGATCAAAACCACCCGGACCATCATGGATGCCCAGCGCTCCAGGGGGCTGGAGACGGAAGGGAACCTGTGGGTGCGGGTGAAAGCGTTCCTGCCCCTGATCGGTCCCGTCGTGATGAGCTCGCTGATCCACGCCAAGGAAAGGGCATTGGCCCTGGAAGTGAGAGGAATCCACTTCGAAGGGAAAAGGACGTGGCTGAGGGAGAAAAGGAAATATCCCCACAGCCGCGCCATCGGAGCGTGTCTGCTTCTGGTGCTGGCCCTTTCCGTCGTCTGGAGGATTTTGGGATGA